tggagagaaagagagagcctgTTGCGTCATCTCCGGCTCCATGTGTCTATCCAGGAATCgaccaagagaccatcttcctcaccaccaaggGATTGCTATGACAATGGAAATCTTTATCTGGATTCCTGCTTGGTCTGTTGAATGCACCCACTGAGCCGGTCTGTCCTGTGTGTGACACGCTTACATAGCCTATAGGAGAGACATGTAACCAGTTCCAATATTCTCCTTTTGCCCTCTTGCTTTACCCTTTCCCTTGATTTTGCCATTTTTGTGTCAAAGAggccttttttctttttggtgtATCTTTGGCAACAAATTAACCATCATTTTAGAACACAGCTGATAAATCTGTttagaggaggcagttctcaaaatctcGAGAAGATGAGTGAGGATCTCCACAAAAACACGAGTACCATAGAgagccatactgtttgcatttcttaataatCTAAGTAAATGAAGTGTAAGACATGTTCggtcacttggaaatgttcatggatCATCCCGATATTTCTGAGGAATGCTGTctctaaaagtgatgatttacttgttTTATACTAAAGAGTGCCATTACTTACGCAACTCATCATTTTCTTTATGATATTTTTACTTCATTTATAtcatgtagagatttgttttcagattGAGTTTAAAGagtataattttagaaattttaatgtaGAGCAGCCTGAATTAGTTTTATTTCCGAAACGGTATAAAAGAAATtaaatgtgtaaaagcccaaggGTGTTGATGCAATTTATAGGCACTGTATAGTCACTTGATGAATTTAAGATTACAGTGGGATAAGGGGTCAAGGAAGAAATGTTTTACTGTAAATTCTATATCCTATTATATACTTTAAGTGACAGTTGACACCCTTTCCCAGCTGTCACCATTTTCTATAACATGATAAATAGACATATCACGTTCAGTTTGACCCCTAGGTGTATTTAATTGGGTAAACTGCAAGCACATTTTGAAAATAAACAACAGTGAGTGTTCTTTTGTTCCCACTGTACAAACTGTGAAAGCAGAATCATAATCATGAAATTTTCATACTCCCATTGAACTTTACCTCCTGACTCAGAGCATTCAAGGCTTGTTAAAATGATGTTATACATTCACTCTTAACAAGTCAGCAATACAAAGACTAACGCTCGCTCTCTTTTCATGGGGGTCAAGGTCTGGAGTTTTGTGTTCTTAATGGTAAACATTTAACAGGTTCACATAAAACAGTGCAACACCAAATTTAAATGGCAGTGTTTTGACAGAAACACCTCATCAAGAGCCAGAATCAAATATGTCAGACACAATTATACTTCTCACACATAATGTgtccttttatttttaaatggaggAAGGATGAAAAACTATCCCAGATGTCCATTCAGAAAGACATTCACTTTATCCCTTTCTGTGTTTAACACTTATATCCATGACTTAGATATCATTAGAGCTTAATAATAACTAATACTCTCGTGTTTGATTGATCCATTTTGATAGATTCTCTCAtaatgaggtcagaggtcaagttgaGACCAACACATTGCCCCTAGGTGCAAAAATCAATCTTCAAAAATTTCAAACATTCTAATTGTTTGGGAAACTTAGCATATAAATGTTGCACAAATGTCTGACTTGCCTGTGATTTTGTTTTGTGACCCAACACACGTGTGCAAAAATGATCTGCTACTTTTAGACTATACTCCTGGTCGTAATGATGTAATGATCTCTGAACATTTATCAGTCAGATACTGATAAATGTCTAATAAATCTGTTCTCTGTCAGCCCATTTTGCCAAATAAAAGCAGTTATAACAAAACACAAGTTAATCACCAAACTGTTTTTATTGTACAGACTATTAACACACGGGCTGTTCTCTGTGTGAAAACGCCATAATTAAATATCTGAGATGGTTTTCAACCTTATTATCCAAATTTTCTGTGTGAAATCATACAGGCGATGGCGTTCAAAAAGGGTTTTTTTACATACAGGtctacagcgacacctgctggtcgAACTACTCTAAACGTCAAACGATGGAATTTTATGTGAAAACAGGATGGCATGATATTTCATGATGAGAAAACGGTCGAACTGCAAGAGAATGGAAAGAACAACACTAAAGAAATTATTACTGAGTCATTTTTAGTGCTTTTATTGGATTTTTTCACCATGTTTATTTTCCTCTCGTCTGTGATTTCTGagtgttatttatatatatatatatatatatatataatttctgtGTTATTTACacagaattatatatatatatatatatatatatatatatatatatatatatatatatatatatatatatatatatatatacgaggtctgtcaataaagcaacggtcctttttatttttttcaaaaactatatggatttcattcatatgtttttacgtcagacatgcttgaaccctcgtgcgcatgcgtgagtttttccacgcctgtcggtgacgtcattcgcctgtgagcactccttgtgggaggagtcgtccagcccctcgtcggaattcctttgtctgagaagttgctgagagactggcgctttgtttgatcaaaattttttctaaacctgtgagacacatcgaagtggacacggtttgaaaaattaagctggttttctgtgaaaattttaacggctgatgagagattttgaggtgattctgtcgctttaaggacttcccacggtgcgagacgtcgcgcagcgctctcagccgccgtcgtcagcctgtttcaagctgaaaacctccacatttcaggctctattgatccaggacgtcgtgagagaacagagaagtttcagaagaagtcggtttcagcattttatccggatattccactgttaaaggagatttttttaatgaaagacgtgcggacgggtccgcgcgtcggctcccagccgccgcgacgctccgccacaggaaaaacacctctgttgaaagccttaaggacaagttggaacatgtcctgctgttaaacaatttctcatatactcactccactgaaagccatcaaaagccgcctggattttacaaatggttatcaacacggaggtgtttttcctgtgccgccgcaccgcgtcggctgcgtcccaacgcgcggacccgtccgcacgtctttcattaaaaaaatctcctttaacagtggaatatccggataaaatgctgaaaccgacttcttctgaaacttctctgttctctcacgacgtcctggatcaatagagcctgaaatgtggaggttttcagcttgaaacaggctgacgacggcggctgagagcgctgtgcgacgtctcgcaccgtgggaagtccttaaaacgacagaatcacctcaaaatctctcatcagccgttaaaattttcactgaaaaccagcttaatttttcaaaccgtgtccacttcgatgtgtctcacaggtttagaaaaaattttgatcaaacaaagcaccagtctctcagcaacttctcagacaaagaaattccgacgaggggctggacgactcctcccacaaggagtgctcacaggcgaatgacgtcaccgacaggcgtggaaaaactcacgcatgcgcacgagggttcaagcatgtctgacgtaaaaacatatgaatgaaatccataaagtttttgaaaaaaataaaaaggactgttactttattgacagccctcgtatatatatataaaatgtgtgtgtgtgtgtgtgtgtgtgtgtgtgtgtgtgtgtgtgtgtgtgtgtgtgtgtgtgtgtgtgtgtgtgtgtgtgtgtgtgtgtgtaaaatgtaatcgTATTCCACGAGGGTCAGCATTCACAATATAGTGATGAGGAGGAGGATTCTGCCATGAATGTGACAAGTGACTTAGGACTTGATCATCACAAAAAAAGTATAGATGAGTGGGTGAATGAGTGAGTTATTTGTGAGGCATTCCATCATTTCTTTAaagaataactcaaaaacagtaaatgttatcatcttgttgtgaaagtgtagtgacacggacccacaacagggggcgcaaatgaacggaccaaTGTCTGCATGTAGTGAGTACTCACCTGGATTAgcactttgacttctccagtgaggttttttttttttttttcttctgcactTCCTGGAGCTCCTTCCCAGTGTGTTCAAGTTGTTTCTTGTAAGTTCACCCTTTGGAAAGGAAGATGCTTTCCTTAGTTTTTCCCAGGCTCCCAGTTCACTTTGTGTTTGAAATCTCTTTTGTGATAAAGACTCTGTCTGGTGAGAAAGAGACTGAGTTGTGGAAGATTTTGTTTGGAACTCTTTTAGAAGAAAAAGACTGTTTGATGCTGTTCCTTTTTGAGCAAGAGACTCAGCATTCTGAACCCTCCTTCCAGAAGAAGGGTTTATGTTGAATTACCTTCTGGGAGGAAGCTGTTTTGTGCTGACTTCACCCTTTTTATATGAAGTCTACTCTTCAGATATACTCACCCTGTTGACGAAGGCATCACAGTTTGTGTTGAACTCTGTATTAAGCTCACCATCTTTGAAGAAAAGAAAGCCCTTGGTTAATTCAGTCTGCGTTTGGAACTCTCCAGTTGAGAAGAAGACTCCTTAGTTTGATCACTCGAGTATGAAGATTCTTCAGTTTGGCTGCACCAGTTTATGAAGAGAATTTCCTTCCCCTGTTTTGTCTCCACCTTTGACTGTTTGATTCTCATTTGCGtttaataaaactgtgctttaacgCCATCCTCTGTGTCTGAGCTGAACTGCATCCTGGGGTTCTACTCTGTCCACCTAAATTCTGGTTCCAGTTAGCCACCGTAACACCTAACCTTAACACTTTCACATTTTTGGTGAACTCTGAACACTAGATTGAATTATTTGtataaagcaactttgttttgcctatgtaatgtCCCATAGATGTGTCACTAACCTACTTGATGGAAGGCAGAAAACAGTTTTGGCTTAATTGGGTAAATCTTGTGAGGGTCAGTGCATTCTGTACAGTAAATGGTTCTGCGACTCAGCACCCACCTTCCGTCAGGTCAGCTAACAAGTTAAGCTAGCATTTGTGGATGGATGCTAGCCAAATAATGTACAAATGGACTGAATAATTAGTGATGACAAATTTGAAATACTGTTCCGGAATATTTCAAAACCTTTGTAACACCATGTTTTGAAACATTGTTCTGGAGCCCATATCAAAAGGAAAACACTCACTGCTGTGCTAAATGGGACCTCCATTACATCAGCAGCGAATTTGAAACAAATGTTTAAAAGTGTTCCGCTTCATGCTGCGTTTACAAATAACGACAgcacgtcacgaatgccacgaagtacgtaTACATTCTGGCCgccgatcacgaatgtgatgattttgggcagaggcgtcaggtgtcctcaggaactgctgcaacctgttaccacacgttacaattaatgacacgtgttgctggagaattatcaggaaccattacatatggtcaagaataatgttccgcgttttGCGCACTaccgcgcgtaacagcgcatcattaagttctatcatgttgtgaatgaggtgaattgtctccacacacacacacccatattcatccaatcgtcagttgctgaacaattcagatcgctccagtttgttcctcaaaatccacagcagaataactttgtgactgcatgcttagttgggctctgtgccacggagtggcgcagagaggaggaggagacggggagagccagatgtgtggcttcacgcggctctcgtctcatgtgtttttccaaacatcaggcacatgaagcaggtggaacacctgcaggagcattggAATGACACTTTTAGCCGACGTGGCATctctgtccttcagcatactgcagcaatgaaactgaatgcagtgtagcagggtttaattgtgcgcacgtcagagaagaatacTGTCACAGTCTATTaacgatcaccactaatcaagacggatcaacacgctcagttgcaacctccatgacatgaggcaaaatgagggtgcgtgacatttgtggaagatttttttgacagccaaaaacatgctccatgaaaatcacgaatatcacgcaccaacacgcactattaagaaacctgttcagatgcgttaagtcacgttaagaatgtcaggaatgtgccaagaatgacgcaaatatgacattcgtaacgcatcttgcctATTTCTAAATGCACCTTAAGAACATGACACATATTATGAAGTGGCTATTCAAACATAGCTGTATTAATAATTCCAAATTCTTTTCGTACATAGCACAGTCTTGTTATCTTTAGGGTTAcgggttattgttatggttaggaTTCATAGTTGTGGTTAAAATAGTTAAACAAGTTACGTATCACTagcaaatacatgtacaagtacGTAACCTCATGATCACGTGACCTCTACTAACCAATGAGACAGACGCTATGTACGAATAGAATTTCACAGATATGAACGAACACGTAGAGATAGCCACTGCCTGTTATAAAACACAATTGAATTAATGGTAATAGCTGGCCAAGCATCTGTACATGCACAAGAACTTGTTGCTTGTTTGAcaacagtggcggttctacactgaattactccccaggcGGCATTCCATCTGAGTGGCACCCCACCTAAAAACACAAAACTTTGCAcattttttattaatattttagaagtgaccCTGAAATTCCCATTGAAATTGACACCAAAAGCCCGCAGGCTACAATATTGCCCCaaaataaaacatccatgaattgcaaatctgaataaacatgcccttacattagacactttattaatctgtctttcaggaaggaacaattagctcttttattaaggtacaTATTTGTGTCAACATttggctaaatatttagcttgatgtttgtacatattaggctaaatgtgtaaatattttgcattaactaatctgcaaaagttttaggtttgacagaaatttgatcatgtcGTGTTTTGCCTTTTTCTCccaatttttggtcttcatctgtggatcaaaaATCAAAAGTGAAATGTTGCTAGTGTTCCCATGCTAGTGAaaccaaatgtgattctttttctccattaaataaaccagttTATTATGatgataagcctcattttaaatgtcatcataattgttattattaatgaGATGTGCATTAAttggaagaaagtcgaggtgtaactgactttagcccatGAACCACCTCCCCTGCACCCCCACTTGTCCCTACCATTAGAAAAACCCAGAGGTGAACTGTCCTCCACGTGTGGCGCGCCCCTCCCCTTTCTTTCACCATCTCACTGCTTCAGCAAGCAGGGGCACCTGCAGCTGCCTGCAGGGGGCGCCAATTTGgcaattctacacacagtgacaagaaaaccattttgtggtggagatttatttttttttttttaagtgctcgtCCCCACGGTGCCGCCCCTCCATAAATGCCACCCAGGGCGACGGCCCTGGACCCGTATCAAAAACCGTCACTGTTTGACAAAGTCATGTAGATTATATAACATTGTTTAATATTTACAATTGTTCATTTTAAAAAGAACATGGGATTATATTGTCATACAGTAATTATACATAATACATTAATTatcaaacatattttaaattaaaagtaaataagtGCATTATTATGAAAATAAAGATGAACGTGTAATTAATCagaaatttaataaaataaataatgtaattTGAGTGGGGTTTGGCTGATTTGTTAAAGTACTTTTCATCTTCACAAATTCAGTTTTTAtatattaaaatttttaatcacTATATTATAGCATAATATTCACAACTAATTTATAACAATAATTTATTGAATGTGTTCATAATTTCTTCGAATCTCTTTTGGATAATATATCTGTTTATGTCGTCCTAGAATTATTTCGATTAAATAAAAACGGAAGCGCTACAGGACAGGGCGTGTTTTAATTACGTCATTGCCGGGGCTCGTGTTAAAGGCGTGGCGCACTTGTGTCGTACTCCGCGGCCAAATTCaaaaagtgaaagaaagaaacagCAGCTGGAGTTAACAGACGATTTATACGGAGGTAAACGGCGCTTCTCCAACTGTTTGAAGTCATTGTTTTCTGTGGTTTGTTTCAGAGGTATTTAAAGCCGACTTCAATGGATGAACAGAATATTATTCAGCTAACGCTAACAGTCCTGTTTCTgtcgtgtgtgtttttgtttagttttttttgtaAGTATAACTTTAATGTTACTTTATTAACGTTTAAACTTTACTCCCTAACACCGGTTGGGTTAACAAAAGCTCCCCAATCGTGCAAGCACATTTATTAGAAAAGACATCTGTTTGACATAAACAAGAGTTTAGACTTTTATTTTAAACCTAATCACATGAAATGTTATTTATTGCTTGTGAAATTGATTATAAGCCATTGTTTAGCTCTATTTAAGTGATCCcttatgggattttttttctatttcctaatttaattttctttaaaatgtgctttgccCCAATGTGAGcgttttgctgtgtgtgtgtgtgtgtgtggtgggggcagAAATGAACGAGTCATGCAAGACATATATTATTAATTACATCTACATGTATTTGTTGTTTCTTAAATCTCTAACAAACATCCAGTGTACAGATTTGTACAAAAAGTGCTTGAACACAACAGATCACTAAAAATAGATTAAGTCCTCCATAACATAATTTAATGGGCATTAGTGATTATATTATCCAAGTTCCAACAAAGAAAACTACAGTTGGTTAAAAAAACTGACTTCTGTTATATCTGTCAGATCTATTAGATGTCATTATAAGAATGTtaatgcaggagaacaaaggaaaTCCAATCTCATAGtggtaaagaaattaaagaataagATTAATAGAAAGGTTGAGCCAGATGTAGATGAAATCTTAGCAACATTTCATTGCACTTTGTGCCCTTGTTGAGATATCCTTTCTCCTGACAGATGAGGAAGTTCACATAACCTGTACATTAAAATAGCTCTTTCTGTTGGTGTTGGTAATATTAATATTAACAATTATTTTTAGTTATTTCTCTGTTCTAATCTAAACTATGTCAGGAAATTGTGTAAAATTATCATAATTTTCTAGTGCTCGAGATATATTTGTCCAAAATCTAAAGGTATCAATTTGTGACAAACTACAGAAAAAATATGACAGAAGCTGGAACCAGAATTTTTCCACTTGATAGATGACTTCAAGAATGTACTATTTCAGTTTGCAACAGTGATGCTAGAGTTGGACTTTTTTGTTATCTATGTACGTGCAGTTTTATACTGCACATCCAGTATGCTTGTGTTATTGCTTATGTTGTATTATATCCTAGTCACTGTTTAATTTTCTTACAAAATTGTATTTACAAATGATGCTGTATGAGAAATATTTTTGTGATctgatgcggggggggggggggggggtatcaaaACATGCATGTGCTGCTCTGTTGCATTGCTGCTCTCTTTTACTTCCATCAGCATGGCATCTTCAGTGATGGATAACGTTGGTAAAGCTGTAGTGGGAGTCTGGCGGGCACATACTGTCTTGGATGAGTCTGATGATGCAGAGAGTTCTCCAGAAGCCCCAGACCATTTCCACAAGCTTCGTGCCTCTTCTTCACTCAGCTCTCTGAGAATGTCTTTGCGGAAGCGGCTTCCGTTGCGTTCTGTCCAGACAAACTCCCTTCCAGAGAATCCAACCTGGGAACATCTACAGGCACCACCAAAAACCAGCGGTGTCCGCAAACTTACCCGAAGTGCACAACAGTCCATTACTGGAGTGTGTCAGGTAGGTGCATACTTTCCCAAGATACTCTGCTTTTGTATGTTTCTTCCTTTTTGAAAGGAAGGCAGTAATGTCACTAAAACATTGTGGTACTGTAGTTGAATTAAATCTGGTTTCGATCCAAAACTGAGAGCTGTTGTACATCTCTTGATAAGTGAATTTCTTTGTCCTTGTTCTTCCCTCTCAACTATTATCCCTTGTTCAATGAATTTAgcacaatttttatttatatattgccaAACTATAAAATAAACCAGTGCAAAGAGCTTTAAACAATAAGATCAAGGCCACctcatgagcaagcacactggtgacAATAGAAAGgtaaaaactctttttttttttttttttttttttttttttttttttttttttttttttttttttttttacaggaagaaacctcaggcagaccagactctgaGGTGACTGAGCCTGTACTGACAAAAATGCTGCAGTTAACCATATAAATAAATGGTTTGTGGTGGTAGGATAATTGTTTAGAGGACAACGAGGTGCACAGGATCAGCATCTCCGAGAACAGATGCCGTATCAATCAGTTAGGAGTTTCATAATCTGCCGTTCCCCAAGATTTTCAATTTACTTTCAATTATAtactaccaaatcacaacagagttgcctcaaggtacttcaagATGATTTGCTATCCAGCAAAGAGTTCCCCGAACCAGAACTTCCAATCACGACTGCACACACATTGATGTTAGATCTCAgccactcacacacaagacattcAGGTCACAACACACCTACTCCACATCCTAATTATTGTCAGTTAATTTCATCACTCTTTCAAAGAGCACACTACACATTTAGAAAGTTCCTATACATGCAGTCAGTATAGTATATgctatactgtgtgtgtgtgtgtatctcagtgCATGCCTATCATGCACTGATAGTGCATGATAGAAGTGTTTACTTCTTCCAACTCCTTTTTTGAGGATTGTTTCTTAGCTGACATACTTTTCTTCTTATCTTATTTTTCCATTGTTCACAATAAATTTAATTCATTCGTCATCATCCAGAAAAGAGCCTTCTCTCTCCTTTGTGTCTCAACCAGCGGCTGCAGAGGAACAGAGAGTTTATGCTTGAAGAGTGTCTGGTAGCAACTCCCGGTCGGACATCTGATGGGGGAGAAACTGGAGTATCAACGTCTCGAACACCACGACATACACCTGGTCGAACTGCAACACCCAGACGCACCCCCAGATTAACAGCAACACCCAGACACAACCCAGGAATTAAAAGAACTCCTGAGGGTGATGCTGGTGTGCGTGGGGTAAAAACAGGAGGAGGCAGGAGGCAGCTGGTCCGCATGGCTGCTTTGCGAAGTCCCTTTGCATCCCCCAACACACAGATCCAGAGACAGTGAGTGTTTTTATTTAGTGCTTCAGAGCTGGATTTCTATACAATATATAGATCATGCAGTGGCTTGAAAATGTTTGGGCAGCATTGCCGACTTTTtacacatttaattttatttctacAGTATTTTGTTGTCGTTattatttgcttgtttgttttaatcTGGCTTTTCTGTGTTAAAATTTGAGATGTCAAAATAGATctctacagtgacaaaataaaatgttttaaagcCAAAATAATAGAATTCCTACCCATGCAGCTGTAACTATGCAACCTGTAATATAACACAAACCAATTTATGCAGTCTGTTTTCTTTAGAAAAAGTCAAGGAATGAATACCTGAAACAGTGTAGTAAgtcaagtaagtcccttcagctgctcccttgttttgcactcggggtcgccacagcagatccaccttggatctgcatgttgaattggcacaggttttacatgggatgcccttcctgacgcaactccacattacgtggagaaatgtggcaggggtgggatttgaacccggaaccttctgcactgaaaccaagcgcattaacaacaatgaaacaatgtagtactttatggtaaatctaccTAAACTGGTCATTTTCTAAAACAGACATTGTGGAAGAAGGAGACTAATCTGAATTCACTTCTTACAGTTTGGTTTCATAAAACTAAATACATATGCCAAAGCTTTTTCAAGTTACTGTTGATGGATCTGTGATTTGATTGAAGTGTCAGTTCTGCTCTGTTTTTGTTTCTCTGTCACAGAATGTTTGACAGAGATCTGGAGTCTGTGTCCAGTGGACTCAAGAAGCTTAAGCATCTGTCAAAGGCTTTTAATAGCATAACTGGTCGAGGTGACAGGTAAAGTATCGTATTGTACCCATAACATTTTGGCAGTGTTGACACAGTTActctgaaaagttacttttttagttaccttatacagttactttattagcagctgtcgACAACTTGTAACTACCTAACTTGGTTACTGTTAAGATTgcataatcagcaaagtaactaatagttatttTTCTGAGTACttaatcttgaaaataaccatgtTAGATTCCAcattactttattagttatatTCACAGTTCACATTCGCAGCTGCTGATGAAGCAACTAAAATCTaagtgtataaagtaactaagaaagtaacttttcaaagttactgtggcaacactgtatttTGGTCAGTATAATTTAATTTAGCCTTTTTAATTTAAGCAAGAGGCATGATTATTTGTCTTAAGTATGATGGCCACCAAGGAGGTAATTACCTCCTGGACAttttgtcttttagcaggattacacaaaatACTGCTaaccagttttttgttgtttgtttgtttttgtttgtttttttgtgctggtTGGTGAATTAGAATGACTAGATGCAGATCTGTACACCAGAGAGGATAtgtctggctggaaaatcactaagggcccatgggcaaggtccCTAAGCTCCCAAGTTGCTCAGGCTGTGTAGTAAGCGTCTTgggtagcagcaccctgacatcagtatgggtaaatgtgaggcattactgtaaagcgctttgagattCTGATATAGGTGgggaaaagtactatataaatacaCTGCTTTACAGTTTGTCGTTGGCACCATTTCTTTGTAGGGAGAAGGTTTGCTTCCtacatggtcctttctgtgtggagtttgcatgttctcccaaagTTTGCGTGGGCTCTCTCCAGGTGGTCCATCTTCCTTCTgctcccaaagacatgcaggctggGTGAAATGAACATTTTAAATTTACCTCCTCTACACCTGACCGTGACACATAATTGGAAAGCCGATTttagaaaaatggatggatggtaggCTTGCATCAAGCAGCATTCATAGAATTTTAGCTAAAACTGGACTTCAGATTGTTCTTTTTAATGTCCCCAACTGAGTTCACATCCTTTCACTTGGACATAAAGGACAAAGTCACCCTTTCTCAACCTTAGCAACATTAAAGCTCTTGAGTGCTCAACTCACCTCTCAGGGATTAGAACTGGGCTGATCAATACCCCCCCTCCAAGTAATGAATTAAACCCAAATCACTAAATTACACTAATAATGTTTTATATGTGGAGTGTCAGTGGAGCAAACAGGTAGTCAAGGCTTGCTGCTCTTTCACCACAGAACCATGATGCATGTTTTAAAAGAACATTAACGCTCTGCTTTGAGTTAAAATCTGCTCAGGAATTAACATAGAATTACACTATGTGAAATATCAGCtatatttaagggaggatttatatTTTCATGGTTTTGAATAAAACATTATATTTATAATAGATAATAAAACAAATTTGTGTATCATGTTAACAGCTAGCACACCCAGGatgcaaattttaaaaatatattccaCTCTCTGCTTGAAATACATAGCTACACATTCCCCTTTCAATGAGAGACTGAATCACAACACATGCACTAGCTTTGCCCATTTTGCCAATC
This genomic window from Thalassophryne amazonica chromosome 9, fThaAma1.1, whole genome shotgun sequence contains:
- the LOC117516578 gene encoding uncharacterized protein LOC117516578 — protein: MASSVMDNVGKAVVGVWRAHTVLDESDDAESSPEAPDHFHKLRASSSLSSLRMSLRKRLPLRSVQTNSLPENPTWEHLQAPPKTSGVRKLTRSAQQSITGVCQRLQRNREFMLEECLVATPGRTSDGGETGVSTSRTPRHTPGRTATPRRTPRLTATPRHNPGIKRTPEGDAGVRGVKTGGGRRQLVRMAALRSPFASPNTQIQRQMFDRDLESVSSGLKKLKHLSKAFNSITGRGDRTTPREHGGVMIRRLDPSGKFSRSSLTRRAARVSNMLGGLANTAVNNICKQK